In Methanobacterium paludis, the following proteins share a genomic window:
- the pheT gene encoding phenylalanine--tRNA ligase subunit beta, with protein sequence MPVINFTYKDLNEILGREIPKEELINMLPMIGSDIEDYGDEELKVEFFPNRPDHYSVEGIARTLKGFLDIDGGMPEYSTSPSGMSMTVDPELENIRPYTVCCVVEDIEITEEKLRQLMDFQEDLHWVLGRDRKKVAIGIHNLDVLKPPFFYKAADPDKESFVALEMTEKMTLREILNSHKKGVKYARLLQKFDKYPLIVDSEGNVLSMPPIINGDLTKLSQDTKNVLIDVTGTDERAVNNALNIIATSFAEVGGKIKTVDVIYEDHKVQTPDLTPKEIYVSVKNAERLIGEDLTASDVVKMLRRVRLDAKAEDEDKIHVLVPAYRIDILHEVDVIENIAIGYGFRKIGSELPDIATIANENKANAFENKVREIMIGMGFNEFMSLMLTNEEHHYEYMGLPEDERVMVAQPISQDRTMIRKSLLNGLMEFLEDNKHEELPQKIFEIGDVVYLDGNAETYTKVVKKLAGAVVHSSANFTEIKSIADALVVNLGLKMEIEPVDHPSFISGRCASIRGIHNKELDEKNLSEISANGSITGFFGEVNPKVITNFELEYPVVAFEVEFKSN encoded by the coding sequence ATGCCAGTTATAAACTTTACCTATAAGGATCTTAACGAAATTTTAGGAAGAGAAATTCCAAAAGAAGAGCTTATAAATATGCTTCCAATGATTGGAAGTGACATAGAAGATTACGGTGATGAAGAATTGAAGGTTGAGTTTTTCCCTAACAGACCAGACCACTACAGTGTGGAGGGAATAGCAAGAACTCTTAAAGGATTCCTTGATATAGATGGAGGAATGCCTGAATACAGTACTTCACCTTCAGGCATGAGCATGACTGTGGACCCTGAACTTGAAAATATAAGACCTTACACGGTCTGTTGTGTAGTTGAAGATATTGAAATAACTGAAGAAAAGCTCAGGCAGCTTATGGACTTCCAGGAGGACCTTCACTGGGTTCTTGGAAGGGACAGGAAGAAGGTTGCAATTGGAATTCATAACCTGGATGTTTTAAAACCTCCTTTCTTCTACAAAGCTGCAGACCCTGATAAAGAATCATTTGTGGCCCTTGAAATGACTGAGAAGATGACACTGCGTGAGATACTCAATAGCCACAAAAAAGGAGTTAAATACGCAAGATTACTTCAGAAATTCGATAAATATCCCCTCATAGTTGATTCTGAGGGTAATGTACTTTCAATGCCACCTATAATAAATGGTGACCTTACAAAACTTTCACAAGACACTAAAAACGTTTTGATTGATGTAACTGGAACTGATGAAAGGGCTGTAAACAACGCACTCAACATCATTGCAACATCCTTTGCAGAAGTTGGGGGTAAAATAAAAACTGTGGATGTTATATATGAGGATCATAAGGTTCAAACACCGGATCTCACTCCAAAAGAAATCTACGTAAGTGTTAAAAATGCAGAAAGATTGATAGGTGAGGATCTTACAGCTTCTGACGTTGTAAAAATGCTTCGCCGTGTCAGACTTGATGCCAAAGCTGAAGATGAGGATAAAATCCATGTTCTTGTCCCTGCCTACAGAATAGACATCTTACATGAGGTTGATGTCATTGAAAATATTGCAATTGGCTACGGATTTCGAAAGATCGGGTCAGAACTTCCAGATATTGCAACCATAGCCAATGAAAATAAAGCAAATGCTTTTGAAAACAAAGTACGGGAAATCATGATAGGTATGGGCTTCAACGAATTTATGAGTCTGATGTTGACCAACGAGGAACATCACTACGAATATATGGGACTTCCAGAAGATGAAAGGGTGATGGTGGCCCAGCCAATATCCCAGGACAGAACCATGATAAGAAAAAGCCTATTAAATGGTTTAATGGAGTTTCTGGAGGATAATAAACATGAAGAACTTCCTCAAAAGATTTTTGAGATTGGGGATGTTGTATATCTGGATGGAAATGCTGAAACGTACACAAAAGTCGTTAAAAAGCTTGCAGGGGCTGTGGTGCATTCAAGTGCAAATTTCACAGAAATAAAATCTATTGCTGATGCTCTGGTTGTAAATCTGGGACTTAAAATGGAAATAGAACCTGTTGATCATCCTTCATTTATAAGTGGAAGATGTGCAAGTATCAGGGGAATCCATAACAAAGAACTGGACGAGAAAAATCTTTCCGAGATCTCTGCAAACGGTTCCATTACAGGATTTTTCGGAGAGGTCAATCCGAAGGTTATAACCAACTTTGAGCTTGAATATCCTGTTGTGGCATTTGAAGTTGAATTTAAAAGCAACTGA
- the aroA gene encoding 3-phosphoshikimate 1-carboxyvinyltransferase gives MELTVQQAERIEGIVKAPPSKSYTHRAFIIAALAEGKSIIRDPLYSEDTNASLDACRAFGSEVQVDEDDGHCTIKGVGGQLKTPENVLNVKNSGTTLRIMTSVSALAPGYTVLTGDKSLRKRPMQDLLDSLKQLEVSAFSTRNNGMPPVIVKGGFKGGKTEIKGNVSSQFISSILIASPYAENAVNLHVKGKFISKPYVDMTLDIMRKFGVQAEYERSESSFHIEPQSYKKRNYTVEGDYSSASYIIAAAAALKSDVTIKNLLHDSKQGDKLIVDIVQDMGCDVKVKRDEVKISGHGKLKGVDVDLQNAPDLLPTVAALGSISHGKTRITGVEHARYKETDRIQTCASELSKLGVNVQEEKDGLLIEGGVHGGVVDSHMDHRLVMALYIIGLKVGNVTIKNASVYDVSFPKFPEIMKKLCRQENDTKKGY, from the coding sequence ATGGAACTTACAGTCCAACAGGCAGAGAGAATTGAAGGAATTGTTAAAGCTCCTCCATCTAAAAGTTACACCCACAGGGCATTTATAATAGCTGCCCTTGCAGAAGGAAAGTCCATAATCAGGGATCCTCTCTACTCAGAGGATACCAACGCATCTCTGGACGCATGTAGGGCCTTCGGATCTGAAGTTCAGGTTGATGAAGATGATGGTCACTGTACAATCAAAGGAGTTGGGGGACAGCTTAAAACCCCTGAAAATGTTTTAAATGTTAAAAACTCCGGTACAACCCTGAGAATAATGACCAGTGTCTCTGCACTTGCTCCGGGGTACACTGTTTTAACAGGAGATAAATCTTTAAGGAAACGTCCAATGCAGGACCTTTTAGATTCACTTAAACAACTTGAAGTATCTGCTTTTTCAACCAGAAACAATGGAATGCCACCTGTGATTGTTAAAGGCGGTTTTAAAGGTGGTAAAACTGAAATAAAAGGTAATGTAAGCTCTCAATTCATATCTTCAATCCTTATAGCCTCACCCTATGCAGAAAATGCTGTAAACCTCCATGTTAAAGGAAAATTCATATCAAAACCCTACGTTGACATGACCCTGGACATTATGAGGAAGTTTGGAGTACAGGCAGAATATGAAAGATCCGAAAGTTCATTTCACATTGAACCTCAAAGCTATAAAAAACGCAATTACACCGTTGAAGGAGATTACTCTTCAGCTTCTTATATAATTGCAGCTGCAGCTGCCCTCAAATCAGATGTTACTATTAAAAATCTTCTACATGATTCAAAACAGGGCGATAAATTGATAGTTGACATTGTCCAGGATATGGGTTGTGATGTTAAAGTTAAAAGGGATGAGGTTAAGATATCTGGACATGGGAAGTTAAAAGGAGTGGATGTGGATCTGCAAAATGCCCCGGATCTTCTGCCCACAGTTGCAGCCCTTGGAAGTATATCCCATGGCAAAACCAGGATAACTGGAGTTGAACATGCACGTTACAAGGAAACAGACCGGATCCAGACCTGCGCATCTGAGCTTTCAAAATTGGGAGTAAATGTTCAGGAAGAAAAAGACGGCCTTCTGATTGAAGGAGGGGTTCATGGTGGTGTTGTTGACTCACATATGGACCACAGGCTTGTTATGGCGCTTTACATAATCGGGCTGAAGGTTGGAAATGTTACAATTAAAAATGCATCTGTCTACGACGTTTCATTCCCCAAATTCCCCGAGATCATGAAAAAACTTTGCAGGCAGGAAAATGACACAAAAAAAGGATACTAA
- a CDS encoding endonuclease III domain-containing protein, whose product MVQIPKRIEEIVKRLQEEYTLRIFEDSDPFRVLIRTILSQRTRDENTDAASASLFARYPTARLIADAPIENIEILIKKSGFYHVKAKRVKEVSKIIHEEYDDVVPDDMKELLSLPGVGRKTANCVLVYGFHKDAIPVDVHVHRISNRIGLVDTKTPEQTEVELMKTVPRKYWLPLNDLLVQFGQTICRPIGPKHEICPIADLCDYYNNLEKE is encoded by the coding sequence GTGGTACAGATTCCAAAAAGAATTGAAGAGATAGTAAAGCGTCTACAGGAAGAGTACACCCTCAGGATCTTTGAAGACAGCGACCCTTTTAGAGTTCTTATACGAACTATTCTATCCCAGAGGACAAGGGATGAGAACACAGACGCTGCATCAGCATCTTTATTTGCGAGATACCCTACCGCCAGGTTGATTGCAGATGCACCAATTGAAAATATTGAAATTTTGATTAAAAAATCCGGTTTTTATCATGTTAAAGCCAAAAGGGTGAAGGAAGTATCTAAAATTATCCACGAAGAATATGATGACGTGGTTCCAGATGATATGAAGGAACTTTTATCGCTTCCGGGGGTTGGACGGAAAACTGCAAACTGCGTTCTGGTTTATGGATTCCACAAAGATGCCATACCCGTGGATGTGCACGTGCACAGGATATCAAACCGGATCGGGCTTGTTGACACCAAAACTCCAGAACAGACTGAAGTTGAGCTCATGAAAACCGTGCCCAGGAAGTACTGGCTTCCATTAAACGACCTCTTGGTGCAGTTCGGGCAGACCATCTGCAGACCAATTGGACCGAAGCATGAAATTTGCCCGATAGCAGATCTCTGCGACTACTACAATAACTTGGAAAAAGAATAA
- a CDS encoding valine--tRNA ligase, which translates to MTKDDIPKDYDHKKEVEWQTQWQKANLHKFTGDGTRPRYIIDTPPPYPTGSIHMGHVLNWAYIDMIARYKRMNGFDVLFPQGWDCHGLPTEVKVEETQGIRKNDVPRDEFRKMCIELTQENIAKMRTQMQSLGFSQDWSREFVTMTPEYKRKTQLSFLKLYNQGLIYRAVHPVNWCPRCETAIAFAEVEYNENQTYLNYLEFPETDGEGNVLIATTRPELLCACVAVVVHPEDERYKHLEGKYVELPLYKRNVKIITDRDVDPEFGTGAVMICTFGDKTDVSWVNRYDLDIIEGIDEQGVMKEVSGKYTGLTIPECKKAIIEDLKSAGYLTKQEKVDQNVGLCWRCKTPIEILVKKQWFVAVKELTSQIKEATDEMTWMPEHMKTRLLNWTGSMDWDWCISRQRLFATPIPIWYCKDCGKVQLPSPENLPIDPTVDKPKEACECGCSEFIGEADVLDTWMDSSITPLVNAGWPEPDFKKFYPADLRPQGHDIIRTWAFYTILRCKALTGEKPFESIVVNGMVFGEDGHKMSKSLGNVIAPEEVIEEYGADALRLWAANSVPGSDVPFAWKDVKHGYKFLRKFWNAFRFINMHIAEFEVEGSEEMIIENLKPLDKWVLSKLNRLVDDVTVALETYNFAEARNRIQAFVWHDFCDEYIEAVKYRLYTDSEEMALSKEAAQYTLKTVIETSLKIMSPLTPHFTDEIYQYIGDERDENVSIHTTSWPAVKKDLVSDESEETGKTGVTLIGDVRRFKSSSGMPLNTPIKSTTIYTSKKELYDKLSGLKEDIMGTMRIKDLKIEMGKPDVQEKVVELEPVMAKIGPEFRGDAPKIVKYLQSADPQEVAEVLDRDGQISIEGSVLTWDYIESRKEVIGRTGEKVEILQSEELDAVLEVVRN; encoded by the coding sequence ATGACCAAAGACGACATTCCAAAGGACTACGATCACAAAAAAGAGGTTGAATGGCAAACCCAGTGGCAGAAAGCCAATTTACACAAGTTCACAGGTGATGGAACCAGACCAAGGTACATCATAGACACTCCACCACCATATCCAACAGGTTCAATACACATGGGTCACGTCCTTAACTGGGCTTACATAGACATGATAGCACGATACAAACGCATGAACGGATTTGACGTGCTGTTCCCACAGGGATGGGACTGTCACGGTCTTCCAACTGAGGTTAAAGTGGAAGAAACCCAGGGAATACGAAAAAACGACGTTCCGAGGGATGAATTCAGGAAGATGTGCATAGAACTCACACAGGAGAACATTGCAAAGATGCGAACCCAGATGCAGTCACTGGGATTCTCACAGGATTGGTCAAGGGAATTTGTAACCATGACCCCGGAGTACAAGAGAAAAACACAGTTATCTTTCCTTAAACTCTATAATCAGGGCCTTATATACAGGGCAGTTCACCCTGTAAACTGGTGTCCTCGCTGCGAAACTGCAATTGCATTTGCAGAGGTCGAATACAATGAAAACCAGACCTACCTCAACTACCTCGAATTCCCTGAAACTGATGGGGAGGGAAATGTTCTGATAGCAACAACAAGGCCAGAACTTCTCTGTGCCTGCGTTGCCGTTGTTGTACATCCTGAAGATGAAAGGTACAAACACCTTGAAGGTAAATACGTAGAACTGCCCTTGTACAAACGTAACGTTAAGATAATTACAGACAGGGACGTTGATCCTGAATTCGGTACTGGAGCCGTTATGATCTGTACCTTCGGTGATAAAACAGATGTATCATGGGTAAACAGGTACGACTTAGATATAATTGAAGGAATTGATGAGCAGGGAGTAATGAAAGAAGTTTCAGGGAAATACACCGGGCTCACAATTCCAGAGTGTAAAAAAGCCATAATTGAAGACCTTAAATCTGCAGGATACCTCACCAAACAGGAAAAGGTAGACCAGAACGTCGGCCTCTGCTGGAGATGCAAAACACCAATAGAAATACTGGTAAAAAAACAGTGGTTCGTGGCAGTAAAAGAGCTTACAAGTCAAATTAAAGAGGCAACAGATGAAATGACCTGGATGCCCGAGCACATGAAAACCCGGCTTTTAAACTGGACAGGTTCCATGGACTGGGACTGGTGCATATCCCGTCAGAGACTGTTTGCAACCCCAATACCAATTTGGTACTGTAAAGACTGTGGAAAAGTGCAGTTACCATCCCCTGAGAACCTTCCAATTGACCCAACAGTTGACAAACCAAAAGAAGCATGTGAATGCGGATGCAGCGAATTTATAGGTGAAGCCGATGTTCTGGACACATGGATGGACAGTTCCATAACACCCCTTGTGAATGCAGGCTGGCCTGAACCCGACTTCAAAAAATTTTATCCTGCAGATTTAAGGCCGCAGGGACACGATATCATAAGGACATGGGCATTTTACACAATCTTGCGCTGTAAGGCACTCACAGGTGAAAAACCATTTGAAAGCATAGTTGTAAACGGTATGGTTTTCGGAGAAGACGGCCATAAAATGAGTAAATCCCTGGGCAACGTCATAGCTCCAGAAGAAGTTATTGAAGAGTACGGTGCAGACGCCCTGAGACTCTGGGCTGCAAACAGCGTGCCTGGTTCAGATGTTCCATTCGCCTGGAAAGATGTTAAACACGGTTACAAGTTCTTAAGGAAATTCTGGAACGCCTTCAGGTTCATAAACATGCACATAGCAGAGTTTGAAGTGGAAGGATCCGAAGAAATGATTATAGAAAATCTCAAACCACTTGATAAGTGGGTTCTATCCAAACTGAACCGTCTGGTGGATGATGTGACTGTCGCACTTGAAACCTACAACTTTGCAGAAGCCAGAAATAGGATACAAGCATTTGTATGGCATGATTTCTGTGATGAGTACATAGAAGCTGTGAAATACCGTTTATACACAGATTCTGAGGAAATGGCACTCTCAAAAGAGGCAGCTCAGTACACCCTTAAAACAGTCATAGAAACCTCCCTGAAAATTATGTCACCTTTGACACCCCACTTCACCGATGAAATTTACCAGTACATAGGTGATGAACGAGATGAGAATGTTAGTATCCATACAACATCATGGCCTGCAGTTAAAAAAGATTTAGTTAGTGATGAATCGGAAGAAACTGGTAAAACTGGTGTAACATTAATAGGGGATGTAAGGAGATTTAAATCATCTTCTGGAATGCCGTTGAACACTCCAATAAAATCCACAACCATTTATACATCCAAAAAGGAGTTATATGATAAATTAAGTGGTTTAAAAGAGGATATAATGGGTACAATGAGGATTAAAGACCTTAAAATAGAGATGGGAAAACCTGATGTCCAGGAAAAGGTTGTTGAATTAGAACCAGTTATGGCAAAGATAGGGCCGGAATTTAGAGGAGATGCTCCTAAAATCGTCAAATATTTACAGTCTGCTGATCCGCAGGAGGTTGCAGAGGTCCTTGATAGGGATGGTCAGATTTCAATTGAAGGTTCTGTTTTGACATGGGATTACATAGAATCCAGAAAAGAAGTTATTGGGCGAACCGGTGAAAAAGTTGAAATACTGCAGTCAGAGGAACTTGATGCAGTGCTGGAAGTAGTAAGAAACTGA
- a CDS encoding histidine kinase dimerization/phosphoacceptor domain -containing protein produces the protein MNLYAFISIFASILTIFLGNFIYYKNPKNRLNQLIAILCFLVAYLSFVNFSLRNAESYYTAYLWLKASVLWPLMTPLILTIVLMATKNDLLKNRIFLVLLYIPSIIISILQFTTNQITSNIMVMEYWGWTSPTAFNSPVLYLSMLWITLLGITSITLSYLHYRKSKGLEKQQTFYILMGLTVVIILSLITEAILPLSSIEFPGITYFAAALGLLLVSYGVSQYKLPALTPAIAADEIVSTITNFLVITDDNHEIKYINPAGLKLLEYRYEEIEGKNLKTILPKHGSLDSKSLNSSINISETILRDRNGEDIPILLSTSVISKKSSLLGILYMGTDIRERKAVERKKKALSKQTIVRQGVLLELYREDIFDLETTLKKLTKTDSRTLDVDRVGVWFFKKDKTLIECSDIYILNEDRHEVGLTFKKEDYPKYLEALKKSHNITARNAQKHPVTSEFSDSYLKPNRILSVMNVPIWLQGEMIGILAHEQTRNLREWTLEEQDFAASISYMISLSLEASKREKAQKQIINSLEEKEVLIREVHHRVKNNMQIISSLLSLQSSTIDNKKMKDILEESQNRVKSMSMIHEQLYQSEDLVKIDFSSYVNGLVKNLFQTYSTVSQIELDVDVDEEVKLNIETSIPCGLIINELVSNSLKHAFKDGINGKIWVKMKKKDDQIILKLIDNGAGLPDDFQLEKTSTLGLKLVNGLVEQINGKIEVNTEHGTSFIIKFRELEYKRRV, from the coding sequence ATGAATCTATATGCATTCATATCCATTTTTGCATCGATTTTAACCATCTTCCTTGGTAATTTCATTTATTACAAAAATCCAAAAAACAGATTGAACCAGTTAATAGCCATTTTATGCTTTTTAGTAGCTTACCTTTCATTTGTTAACTTTAGTTTGAGGAATGCTGAAAGTTACTATACTGCCTACTTATGGTTAAAGGCAAGTGTTCTCTGGCCTTTGATGACGCCACTTATTTTAACCATAGTTTTAATGGCTACAAAGAATGATCTTTTGAAAAACAGGATATTCTTAGTGTTGCTGTACATTCCATCGATTATAATTTCCATATTACAATTTACAACCAACCAGATCACAAGCAACATTATGGTAATGGAGTACTGGGGCTGGACAAGTCCTACAGCTTTTAATTCTCCAGTTTTATATTTGAGCATGTTATGGATCACCCTTTTGGGAATTACATCAATAACTTTGTCTTATTTGCACTACAGGAAAAGTAAGGGTCTTGAAAAACAACAAACATTCTATATACTAATGGGTTTAACTGTTGTGATAATTTTATCTCTAATTACCGAGGCAATTTTACCCTTAAGTTCAATAGAATTTCCAGGTATTACCTACTTCGCAGCTGCATTGGGACTCCTTCTTGTTTCATATGGAGTAAGTCAGTACAAATTGCCAGCTTTAACACCGGCAATTGCAGCCGATGAAATTGTTTCAACAATAACCAACTTCCTCGTAATAACAGATGACAACCATGAGATTAAATACATAAATCCAGCGGGTTTAAAGCTTTTAGAATATCGTTATGAAGAGATAGAGGGTAAAAATCTTAAAACAATTCTTCCAAAGCACGGAAGTCTGGATTCAAAGAGTTTAAATAGTTCTATAAACATCTCTGAAACCATTTTAAGGGATAGAAATGGAGAGGACATTCCCATATTACTATCAACTTCAGTTATATCAAAAAAATCAAGTTTGCTGGGCATTTTATATATGGGAACTGATATAAGGGAAAGAAAAGCTGTTGAAAGGAAGAAAAAGGCCCTTTCCAAACAAACCATTGTCAGGCAAGGTGTTCTGCTTGAACTTTACAGGGAAGATATATTTGATCTTGAAACAACCCTGAAAAAGCTTACAAAAACAGATTCCAGGACTCTTGATGTGGATCGGGTCGGTGTCTGGTTTTTCAAAAAGGATAAAACACTTATAGAATGTTCTGACATTTACATTTTAAATGAAGACCGCCATGAAGTAGGATTAACATTTAAAAAAGAGGATTATCCTAAGTACTTAGAGGCCCTTAAAAAATCCCACAACATCACTGCAAGAAACGCACAGAAACACCCTGTCACATCAGAATTTTCAGATTCGTACCTGAAACCAAACAGGATCCTTTCAGTGATGAATGTTCCAATATGGCTTCAAGGAGAAATGATTGGTATTTTAGCTCATGAGCAAACAAGAAACCTGAGAGAATGGACCTTGGAAGAGCAGGACTTTGCTGCATCCATTTCATACATGATATCTCTCTCATTAGAAGCTTCCAAACGGGAAAAGGCACAAAAACAAATTATCAATTCCTTGGAAGAGAAAGAGGTTCTGATTCGGGAGGTTCATCACCGTGTTAAAAACAACATGCAGATCATCTCAAGCCTCCTCAGCCTGCAGTCCAGCACCATTGACAACAAAAAAATGAAGGATATTCTCGAAGAGAGCCAGAACAGGGTTAAATCAATGTCAATGATACATGAACAACTTTATCAATCAGAAGACCTTGTAAAAATTGATTTCAGTAGCTACGTTAACGGCCTCGTAAAAAACCTCTTCCAAACTTACTCAACTGTTTCGCAAATTGAATTGGATGTGGATGTTGATGAAGAAGTTAAACTAAACATTGAAACGTCAATACCCTGCGGACTCATCATAAACGAACTGGTAAGCAACTCATTAAAACATGCCTTCAAAGATGGTATCAATGGAAAGATCTGGGTTAAAATGAAGAAAAAAGACGATCAAATTATCTTAAAATTGATTGATAACGGTGCTGGACTTCCAGATGATTTCCAATTAGAAAAAACCTCAACACTAGGTTTAAAACTTGTTAACGGTTTAGTTGAACAGATAAATGGGAAAATAGAGGTTAACACTGAACATGGCACATCTTTCATCATAAAGTTCAGGGAACTGGAATATAAACGGCGGGTGTGA
- a CDS encoding secondary thiamine-phosphate synthase enzyme YjbQ has protein sequence MVKDILDVKTNERVEILDITPQLKAALTKTGIKTGLVTIFSRHSTSGIVINENESGLVEDFKNALESLVPTSKSYKHNKIDNNADSHIRSFIIGSSETIPIESRSLGLGTWQSVFFVELDGPRNRKVTLTFIEE, from the coding sequence ATGGTAAAGGATATTTTGGATGTAAAAACCAATGAAAGAGTTGAAATTCTAGATATAACACCCCAACTGAAAGCTGCCCTCACTAAAACTGGAATAAAAACTGGACTTGTAACTATTTTCAGCAGGCATTCAACCTCAGGAATTGTTATAAATGAGAATGAATCCGGACTTGTTGAAGACTTTAAGAATGCTTTAGAATCTCTTGTCCCAACAAGCAAAAGTTACAAGCACAACAAGATAGACAACAACGCAGATTCCCATATAAGATCATTTATCATAGGCAGCAGCGAGACGATCCCCATAGAAAGCAGATCTCTTGGTCTTGGCACATGGCAGAGTGTTTTCTTTGTAGAATTGGACGGTCCGAGGAATAGGAAGGTAACTCTTACATTTATTGAGGAATAA
- a CDS encoding GTP-binding protein: MTQKKDTKIVIFGSYNSGKTTTLENICEKKAKVEYKGTTVALDYGNTVINGEKVHIFGTPGQERFEFMREILSNGLNGAILVIDNSKGITSAEEVILENLINRNIPYVVFANKQDLNPGFPEFEGINKEVPVIPTVALKGKGINEGLNLLLDMINNEA, from the coding sequence ATGACACAAAAAAAGGATACTAAAATCGTTATCTTCGGGTCTTACAATTCTGGAAAGACAACCACCCTTGAGAACATATGCGAGAAAAAAGCCAAAGTTGAATATAAAGGCACAACTGTAGCCCTTGACTATGGGAACACCGTAATCAACGGCGAGAAAGTTCATATCTTCGGAACTCCAGGCCAGGAAAGATTTGAATTTATGCGTGAAATACTCTCAAACGGCCTCAACGGTGCAATTCTTGTCATAGACAACTCAAAAGGGATTACAAGTGCAGAAGAGGTTATACTGGAAAACTTAATTAATAGAAACATTCCTTACGTTGTATTTGCCAATAAACAGGATTTAAATCCAGGATTTCCTGAATTTGAAGGTATAAATAAGGAGGTTCCTGTTATACCAACTGTGGCCCTTAAAGGGAAGGGTATAAACGAGGGCTTGAACCTGCTTCTTGACATGATAAACAATGAAGCTTAA